The sequence CTTACCACTATGCCTTTGTAAAATTCCACATTTGCTGAATACTGACCACGCATGGCATACTCTGGAGCCATGCACCCACTGTAAAGACATtgaaattatattattgttaatactGAGCATCTTAACAATGAAAGGAATTTGTAAGGCTCAGAACAAGATTCATGAAGCCCGAAAATAATCCGAGAGGAACTAGGAGCAGACTTGCTGTGCTAGCTAGCTCCCTACTGATCTGTCCTTTCTTCTCGATCACCTAATTCTGTATGTTATTCCAAGAACTTCAAACTGCGTTTTGCTAGCACAGTTGAGTTTTTCAACCGGGTCCTCTTTGCATTCTGTGCAGCTTCAGCTGAGTTTTCCGGTGGATACACTACATTTTCTTTGGGGGAAAAAAGGATAAACTCAAGACCAGAAGACACTCTAAAAAAGTATAGCataaagacaaaaatataaGTGAAGAACCCCTGATCAGAGAAGTCTATGGGCCTCTCTACCAAGGTGTGCAAAGGCCAGCTCTAGGAATAAACCAAGCTCTATTTTACTGCAGGTGCTGCTTCAACCAGCTTCGGATGTTTAGATTTacctttttattcttgtttacattgcgtcctatttgtttttgtttttggtaagCTTTTTgtctataaattataatttatccacatttatcttaaaaattataaaaatcaaaataatccatTTTGACAAACTTTCCTAAGTTCCTTTTAGATATATGGGATCCTTGGAGGACAAGACTCAGAGAAGGGTTTAGAAAACTTGAGATACTTTAATTAGGGCCTTAATTTAGAATGTTGGGCTTGAAAGAAATAGGAGAATCTTTGACGAATGCTTTTGTACATTTATTTCTGTGATTTTTAAAGTGTCTCATATAGTTATTCTTTGGGTGTTTGCATTTTTCgaacagaaaaaagaaaagttgtGGAGGAGTCCGTACATGTTGTCAAAAGAAGCCTGGAGTTTGCAAACCCCAGGAGGGATGAGCTGAGAAGCCCCTAAATGCATAAGTAAATAagcaaaatatgattttttttattttttttatgaataggTGACAAGCACTcctatttaagagattgtcaaaAATACAGATATGTATGGAGGTGCACTAATTACGGTAGTTTACTGAGCTCATAAAAAATCTCTTGCCTTGCACCCCTAGAGAGATGAAACTACTGTTTCTCCCACAGAGGACCCACACCCAGGTTGTGAATAGTACTGATGAACAGTATTGGCTAAATGTAAAGTGCATACAATACTGCCAGGGGAAGAAATCAAACCCTTGCCCTCCCGTTGCACTCTtgcaaaatatgattttatgatAAGCTAGGCTTTTCTTTCCGATCTAAAATGACCAGTTGCATCTCAGTTCAGTTTGTGGTATTTAGGAACAGTACTACCAATGGGCTTTTCGTCATCTCAGTTGCAtcttcttttttagttttttcagTTCTGTTTGAGGTATTTAGGTGTGTATTACTCATGGTGATGTCCTCCTAGTTTCTGCTCGTGTttctgtttgtttcttttttcgtTTTTATTCTCCggttatgttttccttttgtgcACTTTTTTCTGTTCTCGTGTCTATGTGGTTTGTACTTGTTTTATTCCATTCAAtaaatatgtggtttatccacttttatatgaaaaaaaacaccACACTACTATTGTTGAGTTGACCCTAAACAATGAACCCAACCAATGGACTTAGCATTGTTAATGCCATTGTTATGCACCTTAGTCATCCCGGAACCGTTGGCTAGCCCATTGGTAACTACCCGTGTTTGTGATTGAGAGGTTTCAAGTTTGAATCTCTCAGATTACAATTCACTTTCTGGGACCCGGTGGGAGTTCTGTGTGAGGAAAACTCTCATTCTCCCTCCAAGGTTGCAAGGGCGGGTATGATTATCTCTAGGAGGTTAGTCAAGCCAGCATAACTAGTGCACCTCCGTACCATTTGTCCTTTGCTTTGTCACTTGTCgactttgtcaaaataaaaaaaagttattcatCCCATTGCTCACCTCCTCAGCGTGACTCAcatcttttattaataaatcGATTTACTTCTACGCCCTACCCCACATATGACCTAACTTTGTGGTACAATAGTTgatttgtctttttttctttatctcatgatttatatctattttttttaaaagtatttaaatttttttataaaaatgataaaccattaatttattatcaaaataatggAAACAAAAAACAGAAGAGAGGCAAgaaaagtgaaaagaataaaGGTGACCCGTCACCGGAAAATAGTACTTCATTAAAAAGTacactaattatttttttgaattaaatgtggataaaccacagatttattgaaataaaaagtgGAAGTACAAGGATAGAGTCATTACTCACCAGAGGTGAggagaaacaaagaaataacaaaaaaggaaaaggacTAACAGGAAAAAGAAGCTAAGTAGGCAGAAGATGCCGTCTGGCATCTCAGGCCTGCTTAGTTAGACGTCAGGAGCACCTTCTCCTGAGTAGCACCATGGGTGGAGTCGCCAATTGGATTTGAGTCTCTAGCGCTAAGAAAGTTGAGTGAGCGCTTAATTTTCTGAGAAGTTTCATTGAGTGATTGCTGATATTTATCAGCAGCTGTTGAAAACCAAGACAAAAGCATATtacctatttaaaaaataatgttgtaATGCGGTAAAgcattcaattgaaaaatacaagTGTTTCCTTCAATCCAGATATTCCACAGGACTGCTCGGAAATGAGATCCCAGACGATTCGGCTAAGAAGTAAGAGATGGTAACCAGGTGGTCCAAAGTGAAGGAATTAATTGTGGGAGAAGATTGAGTTCTAAAGCTTGAGTAAAGAAAGCCCAGATACGTTTCGAGAATTCACGGCTGAGGGAAAGGTGATTCAGATTCTCAGTAGCATTGTGACAGAGGACACAGGTATCTGAGGTGTTGTGAATAATACACCttttcttgaaaagatttgcaagagtaagaattttgtccTCCCAGTAAGCCAGCAGAAAAAGGTAATTTTACTAGGGCAACAGATTTTCAAGAAATTAGGGTGGTGCGAGCTGCGTAATCCACCATCAATAAGAAATTTGTAAAATGATTTGACTGtgaaattttcacttttttctgGGGCCCAAAAAGTAATGTCATCCTAATTAAGAGAACAATCAGGGATAATTTCCAAAAGTGAAGATAACATATCATGTGAGACCGAGGGAAAAAAATCTCCGGATTATTTAGATGTTGAGAAAATTTTCTGATAGTGAAGTGCATTGAGAAAAAAGGAATGTCAAGAGATCTTTGAGTAGAAGCCCAGCATGCTAGCGATCGAACCAAAGGGAAGTGTTAGAGCCACTACTAATAAATTTGTTTAGGCAGGAGCGGAATGGAGGTAAGATGGAGGTCACTCcctgcccaaaaaaaaaaaagatttatttgtaGGTGGAGAGTGAAACAAGAGTTCATTTGGATCACTGGTTGAGTAGTTAGATTGAATGATTTTTGCCAAACAACTGTTTGGGTTGTAGggtaatttccaccaccacttccctaGTAAAGCTTTCTTGAATTCCTGGAGATTGAGAATTCCCTAGCCTCCCATGTCACAAGGTCTAGAAATCGTATTCCAGGCGATAAGTTTGATTCCTTTGGGTCCCAAGTCATGGCCTTTCCAAATAGGAAGCTTGAAAACCAACATCTAGTAGTCTGGGATGGTGGAGAAAACAGAATTGATGAGAGTAAGACGGCCACCAAGGGATAAGCAATTTGCTTTCCAAGGTGTGAGTCCAGAGTGAACCATACCAGTGAGCTTTATCAAACaaacacatttttattttattttttattaaatcaaacaaaccaaTGTGCATCACAAAAATGGACCGCGTTCACCCACCTGCCCAAGAACTATTCAAAGTCTACAAGTCAACTAGGTCTTTACCAATATCGATCGTCTCCAccatggtgtttttttttttcctctaatgaCGCTCCTTTTTAATAGAAATTTCTACGAATTAGCTTTCCACTCTCCACACATTTTCTTTGTCTTTACAGTAAAACCAACGAAAACAAACCATTAAGTCATGCATAGAAATTTTCTTAAGGTTATATCACCTCTCACCACTATCACCAAAGAAATAAACTATCCAGTCAAGAATGGCACTTCTCAACTCGGTCTCTGTATCACTTCTCCTGCTACTCACGCTTTCTGTATCACTATCAGACCCATTATACCAGCATTGTGAGACCACAGGCAACTACACCACCAACAGCACCTACGAGTCCAATCTCTCCAAACTCCTCACCTTCCTCTCCACCAAAGGCTCAATTGAAGGATTCTCCAAGAAATCCATAGGTAACACACCTAACCAAGTCTATGGCATGGTCCTCTGCCGAGGAGACATAAACACGACTGAGTGCCGGAGCTGCCTCAACCTCGCCGTGCAAGAAGTAGTCCAGCTCTGCCCCTTCAACAAAGGAGCCACCATATGGAACTACCACTGCGTCCTCCGCCATTCCAACCAATACTTCTTAAACTCAGCCAATGACTCTGACGTCTTCTACTTAAGAAGCAACGAGCACGTCAATGAACAAGGTCCGTTTAACAAGACTGTCATTGAGATGATGGATTCTGTGTTCAGGTGGGCAGCCTACAACACGTCTAAGAAGTTTGCCACTGGGGAGGCCTACTTTAACCAGAAGTTCCACAAGATATATGGTTTGGGACAGTGTACTCCGGATTTGTCAGGGGATCAGTGCCTTCAATGTTTGCGTGGCACATGTAAGATGATGAGGAATATGATTGCAGGAAGGCAACTTGGGAGCATTCTTGGAGTGAGGTGTAATGTGAGGTACTCTACGAATCCATTCTTTAATGGCAGACCTGCAGTACTGTATGCCAACTCTCAGTCACCACCTGGAACTTTAGTTCCTACCCCTGCTGCAAGCCCTTCCTCTGCTAGCCTTCCAGGAAATGAAGGTAAGGACACCAACTACTACTTTTCCTCTCGATGTTGTTTAGTTTTCCAACTGATAACTTCCAGCAGGCAGCAGTTATCCTGAaaattaaacttatttttttattaacaagaCCAAGACTTGGGTCAACTCCGTGACATTTAATTACCCATGGCTAATCCGTGTCTTTCAAAATCCCCCACTAAAATGGCCCTGAAATCAAAACCTTTACATCTCCTTTTAGCCCAAAAGCTTCTCCTACTCTTTGTTACCACCAATATCTATGCCGAAAATGACCCCCTTCTGATATACTGCCCCCATGTCACTAACTATACTAACACTAGTCCCTTCAAGGCCAATCTGGACCTCCTCCTCTCTGACCTTGTCTCCTCTGTCCCCAAGTCCCCTTCTCTCTTCTCCAACTCCTCTTTTGGCACTGCCTATGGCCTGGCCCAGTGCCATCCTGACAACAGCCCATCCGCCTGTGCCAACTGCCTCAACCACTCGGCCACTGCTTTCTCCATCCTCTGCCCATTCGCCCGCTCAGCCGCACTCCGTTTCGACCTCTGCCTTCTCCGCTACTCTGAcacctccttcttctcctctctcgACGTCACATCCTTCAAAGTTCTCTCCAGCGCCTCCCATCTTACAGTCTCCAACGCCGAGTTGCAAGACCTGATTTACGAGACCAGGTCCAAGACCTCGACCACAGAATCCAAGTTCGGTGCCACGATAAAGAATCTCTCCCATTCCAGGGTTGCTTCCGCAACAGCCGACTGCACTCGCGACCTTTCCGACGATGACTGCATGATTTGTTTGAATCAGGCTGTTGGGATTTTGCTTAGCGATGGCGACAGTAACCCATTGGCATGTCAGGTTGTCGGGCTGAGTTGTGCTTTAGCGTACGTCGTCCGTTCTTCAACAGTAGCCACTGGCGTTAGCGACCCAACTGGAAATAAGGGTAACAAATAAATTGTAGGAAGCTAAGTTAGGCAGTTGTATATTTGGTGAAATCTAGTTGCACTCTTGTCACAGCACTCTCTGTATATTGGAAGAAGAATGATAGATAATGAAGCTTCTTCTATTAAGCTTAATCTTAGCATTGACTACATGACTGAATATAAAGACACTAAAAGTAACAACTTTGCCAGCTAGGCAGCATACAAAAGTACAAGGAAATAAAAGGAAACAACAGAGAATTAAAAGAGATGTCGGCTAACATCCAATCTAAGTTCAGCTTTTACTTTTCTCTATCCAATCAGCCGCTGGCCTCCCATGCACGTACATAGTGTAGCTGACTCTAAAGGTAGCAGAGAGTTTAGAGCAACAACACCAACATAAATTAGATGAAAATGATACCTAACTCTATTACAAGACAAAGGTTAAAGGATTAGATAAGAGAGATATTTGCTAGGGGTGAAACATAGATGAGATGAGAAATCAAACTACTCTTTCTGACCTTTTTTttagtagaaaaataaaacttattttataaattttataaaaataacaaattaactGGTAATCACTGCCTGTATAGTGGATTGTCACATAATAGCTGGTGAATTAGGATAGAGTTGAAACCCTATATTGCTGTATTGCAGTAGTACTGTTTATTAATGTTTCTTAGCTCATATGTCGTTTATGGTATGTTTAAAATCTCATGTGAGATGAGTCATATCTCTCTCTCATGAACTGTTGTATGTAGgggatttatttattcaatatgGTTCTTAGTAATCTTTTGGTGTCACATGGTGGACTTTCATTGTCACATGTAGCATCTAGTCCAGTTAATAAATTCTTAGGGGGTCAACGAACCGATGTCAATGGtgcatatttatatgttttttaataaatttaaatagaagcGTTTATCGTctattatcaatataaatatattgattgTTTTCAACCAGATAGAATGAtctttaataacaaaaacatgacaaacaatAATTTATCCACTGTAATTTTGAATCAGTGTCAACATATATTGACCCAATTGTTTTGTTATAGGAAGCAGCAACCATGCAGGAATGATTGCTCTTTTTGTTGTCCTTCCTTTCATTGCTTCTATGGTGCTTCTCTCTGTTATTTATGTTGGTTTTCGGAGGCGAACTGGTAGGAAGATGGTGTTCCTTCCTGAAACTGAAGATGAAACACTATTGGCAAGTGCAGAGTCCAAATTGTTTGATTTGAGTACTCTAAGAGAAGCTACTGATCACTTCTCTGATGCAAATATGCTGGGTGAAGGTGGATTTGGTCCAGTGTATAAGGTTAGACTTTGATGGTTCGTTGTAATTTTCTCTAGATTCTTAATAGGATAAACCTAGGAATGACACATGAATGCAGGGAGCATTGAAGGATGGGCAAGAAATTGCCGTGAAGAGGCTGTCCAGGACATCCGCGCAAGGATTGTTGGAATTCAGGAATGAGGTGGTTTTTGTTGCTAAGCTTCAGCATAGGAACCTTGTAAAGTTATTGGGCTGTTGTTTAGAAGAGAATGAGAAGCTTCTTGTTTATGAGTACCTTTCAAATACGAGTCTTGACAAGATTTTATTTGGTATGATGTTACAAACTCTATCTTTTTGACGATTGGTTTAAGATTTGTCAATTTAGTTAGCTTTCTTAAACAGATCCTCTTAGAAGCCAAGTATTGGAGTGGTGTACAAGATATAAGATTATCGAAGGCATCAGTCGAGGACTTCTTTATCTTCATGAAGATTCACGTCTAAGAATTATTCATCGGGATTTAAAGGCTAGTAATGTTTTGCTAGACAAGGATATGAACCCCAAAATTTCTGACTTTGGTCTTGCTAAGCATTTTGGGGCAAACGAGACTCATAAAAACACGACAAAAATTGCCGGAACATAGTGAGTACACTTGCTAAATTAACAATGATCGCTTGCTTCttctctattaaaaaaaataaaaaacaaaaaaattcagtaaATTGAGTTGGTTACCTCGGTGTGCAGTGGATACATGGCACCTGAGTATGCCATTCGTGGAATATTCTCGACCAAGTCAGATGTTTTTAGCTATGGTGTCTTGGCCTTGGAGATTGTAACTGGTAGAAAAAACAGTGACTTCCAAAAATCAAATCCTACTACAAACCTTCTCAGCCATGTAAGATTTGTGTCCATATTTGTGCATGATATACTTTGctctttgattattttaatacaaCATAAATTGAATGATTCCTCCAATGATCTTTCCCATGTGTACATAGGTTTGGCGGCAATGGAATGAAGGGAATGCATTGGAGTTGGTTGACCTAATTCTTGGTAACAGATTCATCAAAGAACAGGTGTTGAGATGCATCCACATTGGGTTACTTTGTGTCCAAGAAGACCCAACAAAGAGACCTAGCATGGCTTCAATTGCGAACATGCTCAGCAGTCATTCCATTCCTCTTCCAACATCTACTGCACCAGCCTTTTTCATCTTACCGGATTTAgttcttgattttgttaaagAGGAGGATGTCATTGGGTATACAGTGCACGCCCAAATGATCTCTGAAAATGAAGTATCTATCTCTGAAATGGACCCTCGATAAATATGGGCTTGATATCCAGGTTTGTTGCACTTATTGCTTAGTAAGTTAACTTTGTCTTTCagaacaaaataattttgagCAACTTGCGGATGAatggaatattatatataatggaGCTTGTCTGAATTGTATTCATGTTTTATTAACTCTAAAATCATGAGTGAAGGCCCCCACCTTCAAGaaagaataaggaaaaaaaaacaagaacaaacgAAAAGAAACAAGAGGGCTTAAGTCTTGCAGTGCTAATTTCACCCTGAAAAAAGTCTTATAGGATTTTCATTGCCCAAGATTTGAATTATGCTAGACACAATGGTATCAAAAAACTTTCCTGTTGTGGGAGTAGACATGCAATCCAATCCTTGAGTTCACCGAATGCGTATAAATCGGAGAATCAATTTTTGGTGGTGTGCGCCATTTAACCCGTGATTTGTccactttatataaaaaaaaaacagagtgAAGCTAACTAATGGAACATCAAACCCAAGACATGAATCTCTGCTCCATCGAGGGCATTTGAGAACGAAGGAAAATAATTCCAGAATAATGTATTTGTTAAAGACTGAATTCAAGGAAGTTATACATTGTGTTGTCACAAAAATTTCTGGTGGAGCCTAATCAACTCCAATTTAATATGACTGAACCAAGTCTTAATTAAAGAAGTCCAACCAGAACACACTCATCAAACTAATCGGCCCAAATCCACCAAACAAATTGGTCTGAGCCCAATTCAACTCAAACAAATGGGTCTTGGTCCAAATCAACAAATTAATGGGCCTGAGTCCAAATTAATTActcaaatttttgtatttagttCTGCTGCTCTATCAAACAAGTTCACTTTGGGGAACCCTTGCCAGAAAATAACACAACGGATCTAGATAGTCCCCTAGACATCTGTTACGATGCATCAAGATCCCCCTAGCCCAGAACCTTATCCTGGGATATAAATGTCACTATTCAAAGGGAGGTGGTCCTTGGTGGCAAAAATGAATTAAGATGAAATCGATAAGGTGATGCGCTTAACAATAGACAACCCACTGAATTACTGGGACTGTGAGAATGACCTGGAAGAGACATGGGTGTTAAAATATCGACCTAGTAGAACACTCAACCCAGGAGGTGCAGGAGAAGGACAACTCCATATATAACTAAAGACTCTGAGGATGACTTTAAAGTGGACAAAATCCTTCAGGCTAGCTCCTAACATAATCATTAGCACAAGAAAGACTGAAAGGTAGAAGAAGCCTTCAACCAGGTGGACAGAGGAGGTAGGTTACCAAGCTCCCTCTCCTCGGTCAGCAAAAGAGAAGAGTGTCACGTCCCGACCACGCAGCCCGCCCACGTGACAACCGGgccgcgacgatcccgaggagggacacacaccactcaaccctcgagtcatcgcaaggctcacaaactccccgctaaacaacaccacaataataaaggtaccaaaaGCAAAAACTTTCACTCGAAGAGTCAACCgtaaagtgaaagatatacaaatcacgaTTCTGAGTTAAGAACACCGAGTGGATCCACTTGCAATCATACAATGCAATCGATTAACGATGAAATAAACAACTCGACTTGGAATGCAAACTGCTAAcacttcgcctcgctatgacgacccaaaccactaaaacctggaagggaggagggggtgagtaaccatagtcactcagtgaatgggttagcacaaatctaatgaatatcaaaacaaatcgatgaaatTCCGATAAGCACATTCTACTAATAACATAAATGAGCTGGAGCgttcacatttgcaacacaatggAAATACAGGgatatgaaaccttggtatttagaaaccaaaacataaattctcac comes from Dioscorea cayenensis subsp. rotundata cultivar TDr96_F1 chromosome 15, TDr96_F1_v2_PseudoChromosome.rev07_lg8_w22 25.fasta, whole genome shotgun sequence and encodes:
- the LOC120277855 gene encoding putative receptor-like protein kinase At4g00960, which codes for MALLNSVSVSLLLLLTLSVSLSDPLYQHCETTGNYTTNSTYESNLSKLLTFLSTKGSIEGFSKKSIGNTPNQVYGMVLCRGDINTTECRSCLNLAVQEVVQLCPFNKGATIWNYHCVLRHSNQYFLNSANDSDVFYLRSNEHVNEQGPFNKTVIEMMDSVFRWAAYNTSKKFATGEAYFNQKFHKIYGLGQCTPDLSGDQCLQCLRGTCKMMRNMIAGRQLGSILGVRCNVRYSTNPFFNGRPAVLYANSQSPPGTLVPTPAASPSSASLPGNEGSSNHAGMIALFVVLPFIASMVLLSVIYVGFRRRTGRKMVFLPETEDETLLASAESKLFDLSTLREATDHFSDANMLGEGGFGPVYKGALKDGQEIAVKRLSRTSAQGLLEFRNEVVFVAKLQHRNLVKLLGCCLEENEKLLVYEYLSNTSLDKILFDPLRSQVLEWCTRYKIIEGISRGLLYLHEDSRLRIIHRDLKASNVLLDKDMNPKISDFGLAKHFGANETHKNTTKIAGTYGYMAPEYAIRGIFSTKSDVFSYGVLALEIVTGRKNSDFQKSNPTTNLLSHVWRQWNEGNALELVDLILGNRFIKEQVLRCIHIGLLCVQEDPTKRPSMASIANMLSSHSIPLPTSTAPAFFILPDLVLDFVKEEDVIGYTVHAQMISENEVSISEMDPR
- the LOC120277856 gene encoding cysteine-rich receptor-like protein kinase 10, whose product is MANPCLSKSPTKMALKSKPLHLLLAQKLLLLFVTTNIYAENDPLLIYCPHVTNYTNTSPFKANLDLLLSDLVSSVPKSPSLFSNSSFGTAYGLAQCHPDNSPSACANCLNHSATAFSILCPFARSAALRFDLCLLRYSDTSFFSSLDVTSFKVLSSASHLTVSNAELQDLIYETRSKTSTTESKFGATIKNLSHSRVASATADCTRDLSDDDCMICLNQAVGILLSDGDSNPLACQVVGLSCALAYVVRSSTVATGVSDPTGNKGNK